One segment of Candidatus Poribacteria bacterium DNA contains the following:
- a CDS encoding HEPN domain-containing protein — protein MISSLEEVVKRLVELYSPDRIILFGSRAEGNEREGSDFDLLIIKETDKPPVERQIEVEKILSDRLIPLDLFVYTPQEVRSLLSIGSPFIEEVMRKGKVIYMREITQAWLRDSQDDLESAIILLEHGKFKGACYHSQQCVEKCLKALILESGKIPERTHDIIELLGRVKSLGWDMELEMDDAAFLNSIYRGRYPTEKGLLPHGEPSGREAGRAVRIAREIMERTIELCPKEAKGD, from the coding sequence ATGATTAGCTCACTTGAAGAGGTCGTAAAGAGACTGGTTGAACTCTACTCGCCCGATAGGATAATCCTCTTTGGCTCCCGCGCCGAGGGTAACGAACGGGAAGGGAGTGATTTCGATCTGCTCATCATTAAGGAGACCGATAAACCTCCCGTCGAAAGACAGATCGAGGTGGAGAAGATCCTGTCTGATAGACTGATACCTCTGGACCTCTTCGTCTATACACCTCAGGAAGTGAGATCCCTCCTCTCTATCGGCAGCCCGTTTATAGAAGAAGTTATGAGAAAGGGTAAGGTGATATACATGAGAGAGATCACCCAAGCATGGTTAAGGGATTCCCAGGATGATCTGGAATCGGCCATCATCCTACTTGAGCATGGAAAGTTCAAAGGCGCATGTTACCACAGTCAACAGTGCGTTGAAAAATGCCTGAAGGCGCTAATCCTGGAGAGTGGGAAGATCCCCGAGAGAACCCACGATATAATCGAGCTCCTAGGAAGGGTGAAATCGCTGGGATGGGATATGGAGCTCGAAATGGATGACGCTGCCTTCCTGAATAGCATCTACAGGGGGAGATATCCGACGGAAAAGGGATTGTTACCGCATGGAGAACCATCCGGAAGGGAAGCCGGGAGGGCTGTGAGGATCGCGAGGGAAATTATGGAGAGGACGATCGAACTCTGTCCAAAGGAAGCAAAAGGTGATTAG
- a CDS encoding GNAT family N-acetyltransferase has product MGVRIRPFRESDRERLREITAEAFDGVSIDQNIEHIFGPIAGRRWYERKARDIDNDCNSNPKGVFVAEVEGEVVGYITTRVDEETRIGRIVNFAVTPKYQGRGIGSKLISEALRYLRESGMEFVRIETLEQNEICKKFYPKLGFREIAKQIHYVMPLR; this is encoded by the coding sequence ATGGGTGTGAGGATCAGGCCGTTCAGGGAATCGGACAGGGAAAGGCTTAGGGAGATCACCGCCGAGGCCTTCGACGGGGTCTCGATAGATCAGAATATAGAACACATCTTCGGCCCGATAGCAGGCAGAAGGTGGTATGAGAGAAAGGCGAGGGATATCGATAATGACTGCAACTCCAATCCAAAAGGCGTGTTCGTCGCCGAGGTAGAGGGCGAGGTGGTCGGATATATCACCACCCGCGTGGATGAGGAGACGAGGATAGGCAGGATAGTGAACTTCGCCGTCACCCCGAAATACCAGGGGAGGGGGATCGGATCGAAGCTCATAAGCGAAGCGCTGAGATACCTGAGGGAATCGGGCATGGAGTTCGTCAGGATAGAGACGCTGGAACAGAATGAGATCTGCAAGAAGTTCTACCCGAAGCTCGGATTCCGGGAGATCGCCAAGCAGATACACTACGTGATGCCGCTGAGGTGA
- a CDS encoding PD40 domain-containing protein, whose product MKVIPYLRTPALSPDGSLIAFSYAGDIWVVESSGGKASPVTSHGGYDERPRFSPDGAFLAFVSKRTGNGDIYLMPWDISELNPLPEYPIRLTFSDSYDSLDCWSPDGRWIYFNSAYDGRSTAAYKVSIDGGEPIKLFEEPFEAVYNIAISPDGRRIAFNNNGTHWWRKGPAPATSDIWLTEERPSSFRKISDAPGRNLYPMWSGDGSGIYFVSDRSGCENIWFMPIDGSEPRRITDFTDGRLIRPTISYDGRFIAFERDFGIWLLDVSSGQAAPVEIKLRPDQKFVPVSHKVYTGDISEMALSPDARKIAFVVRGEIFAVSSEKGGDAFRVTESHHVERHINWSPDSEKIVYISDRFGDNEIFLYDFTLKEERRLTRMEGQKFLPKFSPDGGKIAFIYGRDEIRLLDVESGEVQPFIKAKFVWGVPTPTDFAWSPDGQWIAFAAQDERYFSNIYLQRLGEKEARQITFLSNIRCDGITWSKDGKFILFNTGQYRSEAQIARVDLIPPPPQFKEEEFDRLFIEEKKEGENKDEPPKVEVEFDEIKHRLSFITSPRLNATICALSPDSKNLIYRSSVTGQENLWVKTLERDKMKEPARQITSSSGEKRDVYFTPDGKKIFFLDGRRIHHRGFPDGDVKRLDVKAEFDVDFHEEKMEVFHQAWTVIRDDFFDPNYNGVNWQEVRDRFEPVVRGAMTRDDLIELLSLMMGELNASHTGAFGGGGSNNDAFLGVHFDRDVLEEEGYLRISEIIPQGPMALAENPPKVGDYIVEIDGVKIERGVRLEELLYRKAGRRVFVKINDNPSLDGAWEIVVQPANYGRMKNLEYRYWVRRNAEYVHRKSDGRLGYVHIRAMDYPSYMQFLVDLDVETHAKEGVIVDVRYNGGGHIASFILDVLLRRGYALSKFRDRAIYWSTNLAGNRILDKPVILVHNEHSGSNAEMFTEGFRRLNLGKTVGTPTAGAVIWTWNVTLIDGTRVRIPRFQIWSTSGESLEGRSREADFWVEREFGETAKGVDSQLDVAIEKLLEQIDEVKKEV is encoded by the coding sequence ATGAAGGTTATCCCGTATCTTCGCACGCCAGCTCTCAGTCCCGATGGTTCCCTCATAGCTTTCTCGTACGCCGGGGACATATGGGTGGTGGAATCCAGCGGTGGGAAGGCGTCTCCGGTCACATCACACGGCGGCTATGATGAGAGACCCAGATTTTCACCTGACGGCGCTTTTCTAGCTTTCGTCTCCAAACGCACGGGAAACGGCGACATATATCTGATGCCCTGGGATATATCCGAGCTCAATCCCCTGCCGGAGTATCCGATCAGGCTCACCTTCAGCGATTCCTACGATTCTCTGGACTGTTGGTCGCCGGATGGGAGATGGATATACTTCAACTCAGCTTACGACGGCCGAAGCACGGCGGCCTATAAGGTTTCCATAGATGGGGGCGAACCGATAAAACTGTTCGAGGAACCCTTTGAGGCCGTCTACAACATAGCGATCTCACCGGATGGGAGGCGGATAGCGTTTAACAACAACGGAACTCACTGGTGGCGTAAAGGCCCCGCGCCCGCCACCTCCGATATCTGGCTCACCGAGGAGCGGCCATCATCCTTCAGGAAGATATCAGACGCTCCGGGGAGAAACCTGTATCCGATGTGGAGCGGCGATGGAAGCGGAATTTACTTCGTCTCCGATAGGTCCGGGTGTGAGAACATATGGTTTATGCCGATCGATGGATCGGAACCCCGACGGATAACGGATTTCACCGATGGGAGATTGATAAGGCCCACCATCTCATATGACGGGCGGTTCATAGCGTTTGAGAGGGATTTCGGCATATGGCTTCTGGATGTGAGCTCCGGCCAAGCTGCGCCCGTGGAGATCAAGCTCAGGCCCGACCAGAAATTCGTTCCCGTATCGCATAAGGTCTACACAGGTGATATATCCGAGATGGCCCTCTCACCCGATGCCAGGAAGATAGCCTTCGTGGTAAGGGGCGAGATATTCGCCGTCTCCTCTGAGAAGGGCGGAGACGCTTTCAGGGTGACCGAATCCCATCACGTTGAGCGGCATATCAATTGGAGCCCTGACAGCGAAAAAATCGTCTATATCTCAGACAGGTTCGGAGATAATGAGATCTTCCTCTACGACTTTACCCTGAAGGAGGAGAGAAGGCTCACTCGGATGGAGGGACAGAAGTTCCTCCCGAAGTTCTCCCCTGACGGGGGAAAGATCGCCTTCATATACGGCAGGGATGAGATAAGGCTGCTGGATGTGGAAAGCGGCGAGGTCCAACCCTTCATCAAGGCGAAGTTCGTCTGGGGAGTGCCGACTCCCACCGATTTCGCCTGGTCTCCCGATGGCCAGTGGATAGCCTTTGCGGCACAGGATGAGCGTTATTTCAGCAACATCTATCTCCAGAGGCTCGGCGAGAAGGAGGCGAGACAGATAACCTTCCTGAGCAACATACGATGTGACGGGATAACCTGGTCGAAGGACGGGAAGTTCATCCTCTTCAACACGGGGCAGTACCGCTCCGAGGCCCAGATCGCCCGCGTGGATCTCATACCTCCACCGCCTCAGTTCAAGGAGGAGGAGTTCGATAGGCTGTTCATCGAGGAGAAAAAAGAGGGGGAAAATAAGGATGAGCCTCCGAAAGTTGAGGTGGAGTTTGATGAGATAAAGCATCGTCTCTCCTTCATCACCTCCCCGAGGCTGAACGCGACGATATGCGCCCTTTCCCCCGACTCTAAAAACCTCATCTATCGCTCCTCCGTCACGGGGCAGGAAAACCTATGGGTTAAGACGCTTGAACGCGATAAGATGAAGGAACCCGCCAGACAGATCACATCATCGTCAGGGGAAAAACGGGATGTGTATTTCACCCCTGACGGCAAGAAGATCTTCTTCCTGGACGGTAGGAGGATACACCACAGGGGATTTCCCGACGGAGACGTGAAGAGGCTGGATGTGAAAGCGGAGTTTGATGTGGATTTTCACGAGGAGAAAATGGAGGTGTTCCACCAAGCCTGGACGGTGATCAGGGACGATTTCTTCGATCCGAACTACAACGGCGTTAACTGGCAGGAGGTTCGAGACCGGTTTGAACCGGTGGTTCGAGGCGCTATGACGCGGGATGATCTGATAGAGCTCCTATCGCTGATGATGGGAGAGCTCAACGCATCGCACACAGGAGCTTTTGGAGGTGGAGGCTCGAATAACGATGCCTTCCTGGGAGTTCATTTCGACAGGGACGTCCTGGAGGAGGAGGGATACCTCAGAATATCGGAGATAATCCCACAGGGGCCGATGGCTTTGGCGGAAAACCCGCCTAAGGTCGGCGATTATATAGTGGAGATCGACGGGGTTAAGATCGAAAGAGGAGTCCGTCTCGAGGAGCTGCTTTACAGGAAGGCGGGCAGGAGGGTTTTCGTAAAGATCAACGATAACCCGTCGCTCGACGGCGCTTGGGAGATCGTCGTCCAACCGGCCAATTACGGAAGGATGAAAAATCTGGAGTATCGATACTGGGTGCGCAGGAACGCCGAATATGTGCATCGTAAAAGCGATGGCAGGCTCGGCTACGTCCATATCCGGGCGATGGATTATCCCAGCTACATGCAGTTCCTGGTCGATCTGGACGTCGAAACACATGCTAAAGAGGGCGTGATCGTGGATGTCCGGTATAACGGCGGGGGTCATATCGCCTCATTTATCCTCGATGTCCTGCTACGGAGAGGATATGCGCTCTCGAAATTCAGGGATAGGGCCATATACTGGTCGACCAACCTCGCCGGCAACAGGATATTGGACAAACCCGTCATCCTCGTTCATAACGAGCATTCGGGCAGCAATGCCGAGATGTTCACCGAGGGGTTTCGCAGGCTGAATTTGGGCAAGACGGTCGGAACGCCCACGGCCGGAGCCGTTATATGGACGTGGAACGTGACCTTGATCGACGGCACACGGGTTAGAATCCCCAGATTTCAGATCTGGAGCACATCGGGAGAGAGCCTGGAGGGCAGATCCAGGGAGGCCGATTTCTGGGTTGAGAGGGAATTCGGCGAGACGGCGAAGGGCGTGGACAGTCAACTCGACGTCGCCATAGAGAAACTCCTTGAACAGATAGATGAAGTGAAAAAGGAGGTTTGA
- a CDS encoding uracil-DNA glycosylase: MEDVREKMEELKRRASTCTDCDLHKTRTQVVFGEGDPSAKIVLVGEGPGENEDREGRPFVGRAGRLLNEVLKEISLRREEIWITNVIKCRACEIGTGGRMRNRPPRAAEVNACRKWLDAELKLIKPSVIVCVGNPAANLLIHKGFKMLEERGKWFTDSPYAPFIMATLHPAFVLRQHGPAFERSRSQLVEDLMEAKRKAESTDRRGGAQMTLF, encoded by the coding sequence ATGGAGGATGTCAGGGAAAAAATGGAGGAGTTGAAGAGACGCGCCTCAACCTGCACCGACTGCGATCTACATAAAACCCGAACTCAAGTGGTCTTCGGTGAGGGGGATCCTTCTGCGAAGATCGTCTTGGTCGGTGAAGGACCGGGCGAGAACGAGGACAGAGAGGGCAGGCCGTTTGTCGGTCGGGCTGGCAGACTGCTCAATGAGGTGCTGAAGGAGATATCGCTCAGGCGTGAGGAGATATGGATCACCAACGTGATAAAATGCAGGGCATGTGAGATCGGAACGGGGGGCAGGATGAGGAACCGACCGCCCCGGGCAGCCGAGGTAAACGCCTGTAGGAAATGGCTGGACGCCGAGCTCAAACTCATAAAACCCTCTGTGATCGTGTGTGTGGGCAACCCTGCCGCGAACCTCCTCATCCACAAGGGATTTAAGATGCTGGAGGAGAGGGGAAAATGGTTCACCGATTCACCCTACGCCCCCTTTATCATGGCCACATTACATCCGGCTTTTGTCCTGAGACAGCATGGTCCGGCGTTCGAAAGGTCGCGCTCTCAACTGGTGGAGGATCTCATGGAGGCTAAACGCAAGGCCGAATCGACCGATCGGCGTGGTGGGGCTCAGATGACGCTGTTTTAA
- a CDS encoding HU family DNA-binding protein, producing MAKTKNDLVAAVVEKAGLSKKQAAAAVDAVLDTIKESLASGEKVSLIGFGSFDVKERKAREGRNPQTGEKIKIPAKKVPVFKPGKQLREAVL from the coding sequence ATGGCGAAAACCAAGAATGACCTTGTGGCTGCCGTTGTGGAGAAGGCCGGGCTGAGCAAGAAACAAGCCGCTGCCGCTGTGGATGCTGTGCTGGACACGATCAAAGAGTCCCTTGCCTCCGGCGAGAAAGTGAGCCTCATCGGTTTCGGCAGCTTTGACGTTAAGGAGAGGAAAGCCCGCGAAGGCAGAAATCCTCAGACCGGCGAGAAGATCAAAATACCGGCCAAGAAGGTGCCGGTCTTCAAGCCCGGCAAGCAGCTCAGAGAGGCCGTCCTGTAA
- a CDS encoding glutamine synthetase produces MSDKEKAKEYVLKTAKENNVKFIRLWFTDILGFLKSFAITIDELEGALEEGMGFDGSSIEGFARIEESDMVAMPDPTTFQILPWRVKEDVNVARMFCDIYRPSGEPFDCDPRYVLKRNLKRAAEMGFTYYVGPELEYFYLKSADDPSPLDAGGYFDLTPLDVASDLRRETVLMLEQLGINVEYSHHEVAPSQHELDMRYTDALTMADNVMTYRLVVKEIALKHNIYATFMPKPIFGVNGSGMHTHQSLFKGDENAFFDPNDQYHLSEVGKRYIAGLLRHSREITLVTNQWVNSYKRLVPGYEAPVYITWALRNRSDLIRVPEYKPGKEKATRVEYRSPDPACNPYLAFAVMLAAGLEGIEKGYELPPPVERNVYEMTDKEREELGIGTLPGSLQEAIQCAEESELVRKALGDSLFEKLIENKKLEWDRYRAQVTNYEIKEYLPIL; encoded by the coding sequence ATGAGCGATAAGGAAAAGGCGAAGGAATATGTCCTGAAAACCGCTAAGGAGAACAACGTCAAGTTCATCAGGCTCTGGTTCACGGATATACTGGGTTTCCTCAAGAGCTTCGCCATAACGATCGACGAGCTTGAGGGCGCCCTTGAGGAGGGAATGGGGTTTGACGGGTCCTCCATCGAGGGGTTCGCTCGGATCGAGGAAAGCGACATGGTGGCCATGCCCGACCCGACCACCTTCCAGATATTGCCGTGGAGGGTAAAGGAGGATGTGAACGTGGCCCGGATGTTCTGCGACATCTACAGGCCAAGCGGCGAGCCCTTCGATTGTGACCCCAGGTATGTGCTGAAAAGGAACCTCAAGAGGGCCGCTGAGATGGGCTTCACCTATTACGTCGGTCCGGAACTCGAATACTTCTACCTTAAATCAGCGGATGATCCGTCCCCTTTGGACGCCGGCGGATATTTCGATCTGACGCCTCTGGATGTGGCCTCGGATCTAAGGCGTGAGACCGTCTTAATGCTCGAACAGTTGGGCATTAACGTGGAATACAGCCATCATGAGGTGGCGCCCAGCCAGCATGAGCTGGACATGCGCTACACCGACGCCTTGACGATGGCCGATAACGTCATGACCTACAGGTTGGTCGTCAAGGAGATCGCCCTCAAGCACAATATCTACGCCACCTTTATGCCCAAGCCCATCTTCGGAGTAAACGGCAGCGGCATGCATACCCACCAGTCGCTCTTCAAAGGCGATGAGAACGCCTTCTTCGACCCCAATGACCAGTATCACCTTTCAGAGGTGGGCAAGAGATACATCGCCGGCCTATTGAGGCACTCGCGCGAGATCACACTCGTGACCAATCAGTGGGTCAATTCCTACAAAAGACTCGTCCCCGGATATGAGGCCCCCGTTTACATCACATGGGCACTTCGCAACCGATCGGACCTGATAAGGGTGCCGGAGTATAAGCCCGGCAAGGAAAAAGCCACAAGGGTTGAATATCGATCGCCCGATCCGGCATGTAACCCATATCTCGCCTTTGCCGTGATGCTGGCAGCGGGGCTTGAAGGTATAGAGAAAGGTTATGAGCTTCCGCCTCCGGTGGAGAGAAACGTCTATGAGATGACTGATAAGGAGCGCGAGGAGCTCGGAATCGGCACCCTGCCCGGAAGCCTCCAAGAGGCGATACAATGCGCGGAGGAAAGTGAACTCGTCCGCAAAGCACTGGGAGATAGCCTGTTTGAAAAGCTGATAGAGAACAAGAAGCTCGAATGGGATCGCTACAGAGCCCAAGTGACTAATTATGAGATCAAGGAGTACCTCCCTATCCTCTGA
- a CDS encoding cob(I)yrinic acid a,c-diamide adenosyltransferase — MSFDMGFWIWMRWSKGISGRADGVHVILTGRDAHPKLVDLADTVTEMVEIKHHFRAGVKSVRGIEF; from the coding sequence ATGTCGTTCGATATGGGCTTTTGGATATGGATGAGGTGGTCAAAAGGGATCTCCGGCCGCGCCGATGGGGTTCACGTGATTTTGACGGGGCGTGACGCCCATCCAAAACTCGTAGATCTGGCGGATACCGTCACGGAGATGGTGGAGATCAAACATCATTTCAGGGCGGGGGTGAAATCGGTCAGGGGAATAGAATTTTGA
- a CDS encoding cob(I)yrinic acid a,c-diamide adenosyltransferase, whose product MRSLVIPPPLKARLAAEEAWRFASEKLASGEYDLVVLDEINYVVRYGLLDMDEVVKRDLRPRRWGSRDFDGA is encoded by the coding sequence ATCCGCTCGCTTGTAATTCCACCTCCCCTCAAAGCCAGGCTGGCAGCGGAAGAGGCTTGGCGTTTCGCCTCCGAGAAGCTCGCCAGCGGGGAATATGATCTGGTCGTGCTGGATGAGATAAATTATGTCGTTCGATATGGGCTTTTGGATATGGATGAGGTGGTCAAAAGGGATCTCCGGCCGCGCCGATGGGGTTCACGTGATTTTGACGGGGCGTGA
- a CDS encoding rhomboid family intramembrane serine protease yields the protein MLIPLQSARPTLKTPLITSFLILTNVVIFLYQFMHDRYGPYPVSYAYGAIPYELTRLRDLPPRISYPVPITLITSLFLHGGILHLVGNMLYLYAFGSNVENAFGHLKFLIFYLLCGVSATLSYVILNFNSRVPLIGASGAIAGVMGAHFLLFPGARIKCLLLFFIVSLPAAVVILPWIVIQILNLMSPRSSHIAFIAHVTGFFLGMFLAKKFRSRWILKSTDINW from the coding sequence ATGCTTATACCGCTTCAAAGCGCAAGGCCGACGCTAAAGACGCCGCTTATAACCTCATTTCTGATATTGACCAACGTCGTCATCTTCCTCTATCAATTCATGCACGATCGGTATGGGCCATATCCGGTCTCCTACGCCTATGGAGCGATACCCTATGAGCTGACGAGGTTGAGGGATCTGCCGCCTAGGATCTCCTATCCCGTTCCCATAACCCTCATAACCTCTCTCTTCCTTCACGGCGGCATATTGCACCTCGTGGGCAACATGCTGTATCTCTACGCCTTCGGCTCGAATGTCGAAAACGCCTTCGGCCATCTTAAATTTCTGATCTTCTACCTGCTGTGCGGCGTATCGGCGACCTTGAGCTATGTGATCCTCAATTTCAACTCCCGCGTCCCACTTATAGGCGCCAGCGGGGCGATAGCAGGGGTTATGGGGGCGCATTTCCTGCTTTTCCCCGGGGCGAGGATAAAGTGCCTGCTCCTCTTCTTCATCGTCTCGCTCCCCGCGGCGGTGGTGATACTGCCATGGATCGTAATACAGATCCTCAACCTGATGTCTCCTAGAAGCTCTCATATCGCCTTTATCGCCCATGTGACCGGATTTTTCCTCGGGATGTTCCTGGCTAAGAAGTTCAGGTCCAGATGGATTCTGAAATCTACGGATATCAATTGGTGA
- the rhaI gene encoding L-rhamnose isomerase, with the protein MEELYSALEEKLRSKGIDVELVKAKLKSQHIETPSWGYGDSGTRFKVFKQPGAARNVWEKLQDAAQVHKFTGVTPTVALHIPWDKVDDWKALSDYAKELGIGIGAINPNLFQDNEYKLGSVCNPDPKVRRKAIDHMLECVEIMKITGSTALSVWLADGTNYPGQDDFRRRKGYLYESLKEVYDAMPDGTRMLLEYKFFEPAFYHTDLCDWGTAYLISQKLGPKAQVLIDLGHHPLGTNIEFIVAWLLDEGKLGGFHFNSKKYADDDLTVGSINPYELFLIYNELVSVELDPNLESDVAYMIDQSHNIKPKIEAMIQSVDTLQRAYAKALIVDRKSLREAQEMGRVVDAEEILKEAYLTDVRPLLWKIRREMGLDPDPLKAFRRSGYYEEICRQRVGGESQGWA; encoded by the coding sequence ATGGAAGAGCTTTATAGCGCATTGGAGGAGAAATTAAGATCCAAGGGGATAGATGTGGAGCTTGTCAAAGCTAAGCTTAAATCTCAGCATATCGAGACGCCCTCCTGGGGCTACGGCGACTCGGGCACCAGGTTTAAGGTCTTCAAGCAGCCAGGAGCTGCCAGGAATGTGTGGGAGAAGCTCCAGGATGCCGCCCAGGTTCATAAGTTCACGGGCGTAACCCCCACGGTGGCTCTGCATATCCCCTGGGATAAGGTGGATGATTGGAAGGCGTTGAGCGATTACGCCAAAGAGTTGGGAATCGGGATAGGTGCCATCAATCCCAACCTGTTCCAGGATAATGAATATAAACTGGGCAGCGTCTGTAACCCAGATCCGAAGGTCAGACGCAAAGCCATAGATCATATGCTCGAATGCGTCGAGATAATGAAGATCACCGGTTCCACCGCACTTAGCGTCTGGTTGGCAGATGGGACGAACTATCCCGGTCAGGACGACTTCCGCAGGAGAAAGGGGTATCTATACGAGTCGCTCAAGGAGGTATACGATGCGATGCCCGATGGGACAAGGATGTTGCTCGAATATAAGTTCTTCGAACCGGCCTTCTACCATACGGACCTGTGTGATTGGGGCACGGCATATCTGATCTCGCAAAAATTGGGACCGAAGGCTCAGGTTCTCATCGATTTGGGCCATCATCCGCTGGGAACGAACATCGAGTTCATCGTGGCCTGGCTGCTGGACGAGGGCAAACTTGGGGGATTTCACTTCAACAGCAAGAAGTACGCAGACGACGATCTGACGGTGGGATCGATCAATCCATATGAGCTCTTTCTGATCTATAACGAGCTCGTCTCCGTCGAACTGGATCCGAACCTGGAGTCCGACGTGGCCTATATGATAGACCAGAGCCATAACATCAAGCCGAAGATCGAGGCTATGATCCAATCTGTGGACACCCTTCAACGGGCCTATGCTAAAGCGCTGATCGTGGATCGAAAATCCCTGCGTGAGGCTCAGGAAATGGGAAGGGTTGTGGATGCCGAGGAGATACTGAAGGAGGCATATCTGACCGATGTAAGGCCCCTGCTCTGGAAGATAAGGAGGGAAATGGGGCTTGACCCCGACCCCCTGAAGGCTTTCAGGCGGAGCGGCTATTACGAGGAGATATGCCGTCAACGAGTGGGAGGTGAGAGCCAGGGATGGGCATAG
- a CDS encoding NAD-binding protein gives MPVVIQIFLKFITRNHIGRLVFMTLMLLILGAIGIYLVEHTRNSEMFRGFGDALWWSIVTMTTVGYGDKYPVSTPGRIISAMVMLIGIGFLGMFTATIASIFVERRTKEDRGLKPLKGLKGHIIICGWNHTVPDIISEIRAELPKKNIVIVADLDLKPVDEMNIYFVSGNPSELGKLEMALFRQAEAAIVVPDEKIPPASRDASVILTTLVLKNENPDIYVCAHIQSAENADNCRRAGADEIIVESDFAAKLLGQAVLDHGITRVIFELMSNKFGNQLYRIPCPPSLIGHRFSDAIRIMKSKYDAIVLAVQRGDQFFTNPEGGFELQEEDDLIVIARRRPQVR, from the coding sequence ATGCCCGTCGTCATACAGATCTTCCTCAAGTTCATAACCCGGAATCACATAGGCAGACTTGTCTTCATGACCCTGATGCTCCTCATCCTAGGAGCTATCGGTATATACCTCGTCGAACATACCCGCAACTCTGAGATGTTTCGCGGGTTCGGCGATGCGCTGTGGTGGAGCATCGTCACGATGACCACGGTCGGATACGGTGATAAATATCCGGTATCGACGCCCGGGAGGATCATCAGCGCCATGGTTATGCTGATTGGCATAGGTTTCCTGGGCATGTTCACGGCGACGATCGCCAGCATCTTCGTCGAGAGGAGAACGAAGGAGGACAGGGGTTTGAAACCGCTCAAGGGATTGAAGGGGCATATCATCATATGCGGATGGAACCACACCGTGCCGGATATAATATCCGAGATACGAGCCGAGCTCCCCAAAAAGAATATCGTGATAGTGGCGGATCTGGATCTTAAGCCTGTGGATGAGATGAACATATATTTCGTCAGCGGCAATCCCTCGGAACTCGGCAAGCTTGAGATGGCCCTTTTCAGACAGGCTGAGGCGGCGATAGTCGTGCCGGACGAAAAGATCCCTCCCGCCTCACGCGACGCATCCGTGATCCTGACGACGCTGGTTTTGAAGAACGAGAACCCCGATATATACGTCTGCGCGCATATACAGAGCGCCGAAAACGCAGATAACTGCAGAAGGGCGGGGGCGGATGAGATAATCGTCGAGAGCGATTTCGCCGCCAAGCTGCTGGGCCAGGCCGTCTTGGATCACGGCATAACGCGCGTGATATTCGAGCTGATGAGCAACAAGTTCGGCAACCAGCTTTACAGGATCCCCTGCCCTCCTTCCTTGATCGGACACAGGTTCAGCGACGCTATCAGGATCATGAAGTCGAAATATGACGCCATAGTTCTGGCGGTCCAGCGAGGTGATCAGTTCTTCACCAATCCAGAAGGGGGTTTTGAGCTTCAGGAAGAGGATGATTTGATCGTCATCGCCAGACGTAGACCTCAGGTACGATAA